A genome region from Bacteroidota bacterium includes the following:
- the bamA gene encoding outer membrane protein assembly factor BamA: MLIKLMRLAFALLFLLLSTGISLAQAPGAPEQQYTILGLSIVGNRTGDAQTIIGQSGLYKGERVTLTGDVIHSATQQLWSMGIFSDVEIVIDRELPQSDSTIGLFLSIHVRELPHLGTYTIIGNKEIKTPELEKAMGLKDGDFLRPWEVESARNRVKALYEKQGYHFATVTMTQVPAKDSGTVDLSIVINEGKEMVVRHIDFVGNEHVSSSDLRSAMEDTKEKKWWRIFSSSTFDEKKYEDDKRKLIDYYHSKGYRDAAIVSDSVWASGATTSDNDLSILITVSEGHEYHVRNIAVIGADVFTPDEIREHLGFHKGDIYDLVRLEMNLHGPTPDYSDVGSLYYDRGYIANIAKEETVLPGDSIDLVLRVVEGKQHFFRYVDIKGNTKTKDYVVRRELFTRPGDAFSRAAIIRSLRQLSQLNYFNQEKLTPDVNFQPEAPEVDVTYNVEERSSDTFNASIGYGGTLGLTGSVGVSFNNFDITDPLHGGGGEVLSISAEIGASSYRTLSLNFTEPWLNQRPTSLGFQVYTTHSEYIYVADRSGASLSLGRRFRWPDDYFRADWTLSASHSNISNGGGIYIPGIHDETSIQQVISRISSDNPVFPTSGSEFSFLTRIAYLPLTSIAPNQPANYFRNNFTMKFYTPMLAIGGQNKLVLMTSADIGQLGGVGSTPFVPPTELFVMGGSGLATGIYSIPLRGYDDASIGVQKGVATTSIYAPGGEAYSRYVAELRFIISLEPIPIYFLSFAEAGNVWADFSHADLFDLKRAIGVGGRVQVPAVGMIGLDFGYGFDPRTAFGAPAGWHTHFQFGRGF, from the coding sequence ATAAAGGTGAACGTGTCACCCTTACTGGTGATGTTATCCATTCTGCCACGCAGCAGTTGTGGTCCATGGGGATATTCTCGGATGTCGAGATCGTGATCGACCGTGAGTTGCCCCAGAGCGATTCGACGATCGGGCTCTTTCTTTCGATTCACGTGCGCGAGTTACCACACCTCGGCACCTACACGATTATCGGCAACAAGGAAATCAAAACGCCGGAGCTTGAAAAGGCAATGGGATTGAAAGATGGTGATTTCCTCCGGCCCTGGGAAGTTGAAAGCGCCCGCAACCGAGTGAAGGCCCTTTATGAAAAGCAAGGCTATCATTTTGCCACGGTAACCATGACCCAGGTTCCGGCAAAGGATTCCGGCACGGTCGATCTTTCCATCGTCATCAACGAAGGCAAGGAAATGGTCGTCCGGCACATCGACTTCGTCGGCAACGAGCATGTTTCCTCGAGCGACCTGCGGAGTGCCATGGAAGACACCAAAGAGAAGAAGTGGTGGAGAATTTTCTCGAGCAGCACATTTGACGAGAAGAAATACGAAGATGATAAGCGCAAACTCATCGATTACTACCACTCCAAAGGCTATCGCGACGCAGCAATCGTCAGCGACTCGGTTTGGGCAAGTGGCGCGACGACGAGCGATAACGATCTGAGTATCCTGATCACAGTCAGCGAGGGACATGAATACCACGTTCGGAACATCGCCGTTATCGGGGCGGATGTCTTCACTCCCGATGAAATCCGGGAGCATTTGGGATTCCACAAAGGTGACATCTATGATCTCGTTCGACTGGAAATGAATCTGCACGGTCCGACCCCGGACTATTCGGACGTCGGCTCGCTATACTACGATCGTGGCTACATTGCAAATATTGCGAAAGAGGAAACGGTTTTGCCGGGCGACTCGATCGATCTAGTCCTGCGCGTTGTCGAAGGCAAGCAGCATTTCTTCCGGTATGTTGACATCAAGGGAAATACGAAGACAAAGGATTACGTCGTCCGGCGTGAGCTGTTTACGCGACCGGGCGATGCGTTTAGCCGTGCGGCAATTATCCGGTCGCTTCGGCAACTCTCACAACTGAACTACTTCAATCAGGAGAAACTCACTCCGGATGTCAACTTCCAGCCAGAGGCACCGGAAGTCGATGTCACATATAACGTGGAGGAGCGCTCGAGTGACACGTTCAATGCGTCCATTGGCTACGGTGGCACCCTTGGGCTGACGGGTTCGGTCGGTGTATCGTTCAACAACTTCGACATCACCGATCCGCTGCACGGTGGCGGCGGAGAGGTGCTCTCGATTTCCGCAGAGATCGGCGCATCTTCATATCGAACACTCTCCTTGAACTTCACGGAGCCATGGCTGAACCAACGGCCAACATCGCTCGGCTTCCAGGTCTATACGACGCACTCAGAATATATATACGTGGCCGACCGCTCTGGCGCTTCCCTTTCGCTCGGACGCCGATTCCGATGGCCGGATGATTACTTCCGCGCCGACTGGACACTCTCGGCCTCGCATTCCAACATCTCGAATGGCGGCGGCATTTACATTCCGGGTATTCACGATGAAACGAGCATCCAGCAAGTGATTTCCCGCATCTCGAGCGACAACCCGGTCTTCCCGACCTCCGGCTCCGAGTTCTCCTTCCTGACGCGCATCGCCTATCTTCCCCTCACTTCCATCGCGCCGAATCAGCCGGCGAATTATTTCCGCAACAACTTCACGATGAAGTTTTACACCCCGATGCTCGCGATCGGCGGACAGAACAAGTTAGTCCTCATGACGAGCGCGGACATCGGTCAATTAGGCGGCGTCGGGTCGACCCCGTTTGTGCCGCCAACGGAGTTGTTCGTCATGGGCGGTAGCGGACTGGCCACCGGCATCTACAGTATTCCGCTTCGGGGCTATGACGATGCCTCGATTGGCGTCCAAAAGGGTGTGGCCACCACATCGATCTATGCGCCGGGCGGCGAAGCCTATTCGCGTTATGTCGCCGAACTTCGGTTTATTATTAGTCTCGAGCCGATCCCGATTTATTTTCTCTCGTTTGCAGAGGCGGGCAACGTCTGGGCCGATTTCTCGCACGCCGATCTCTTCGATCTCAAGCGGGCCATTGGAGTTGGTGGACGCGTACAGGTACCAGCCGTTGGTATGATCGGTCTGGACTTCGGCTACGGCTTCGATCCCAGAACTGCATTCGGCGCTCCTGCGGGATGGCATACTCACTTCCAGTTTGGAAGAGGATTCTAA